The DNA region GATGAGCGTTTAGCTTCCTGGACCTTAACTTCACCAATTAAAGATTTTGTGATGAAGTGGGAAGCACTGCCTCTTTTTGATACACAAAGAAGTTTACCTGATCAGTTACAGGTTGCAGTTCGTGAGGAACGATTAGCACAACAACCATTTGGTTTAGCGTGTAGTTTGTGGTTTATGGGAACAGGCATACAAAAAAGTTATTGGACAGAATTAGTCGGTATAAACATTCCTGTGTTATTGATTGTCGGAGAATTAGATCATAAATTTCGGTGGATTGCTGAGGAAATGAAACAAATACAGTCAACGTTCATCATTGAAACGGTCGAACATGCGGGACATTGTGTCCACTTAGAAAAACCGCGTCAATTTGAAGAAATCGTTTATGGATTTTTAAAAGGAGGAGTTGCAGATGAAGATTAAGCGTATCGATTGTTATCGCATTCGTCTCCCTTTACGTATTCCTTTTGAAACAAGTTACGGCCGACTAACAGAAAAAGCCTTTGATATTATATTGATCACTGATGAATTAGGTAATCAGGGGATTGGGGAGCTCGTAGCATTTGAGCAGCCAGATTATATTGAAGAAACGATTGCAACAGCACGTATCATCATAGAAAAGCACTTGATTCCTTTGTTGATCGATCGAGAAATCGATGATCCAAGAGAGATTTCTTTGCTATTTCAAGAAGTAAAAGGCAATCAAATGGCAAAATCCAGTATAGAAACTGCCGTTTGGGATTTATATGCCAAACGTAATGGAAAAAGTCTCCAAACATATTTTTCTGCAACAAGAACACAAATTCCTGTCGGCGTTAGTGTAGGCATTCAATCTGATATATCTGAATTATTAAAGCAAATTACAGCTTATGTGGATCAAGGATATCAAAGAGTTAAGTTGAAAATACGTCCTGGCTATGACTTGAAACCAATTGCTTCGATTCGAGAAAAGTTTCCTGATTTACCACTAATGGTTGATGCTAATTCTGCGTATACTATCGATGATCTTTCTCATTTGAAAAAGCTGGACGCCTATAATTTGGTGATGCTGGAGCAACCTTTTGCTGCTGATGATTTTTTAGATCATGCACAATTGCAAAAAGTAATGAAGACAAAGATCTGTTTAGATGAAAATATCCGATCGGTCAAAGCTTGTGAATTAGCTTTCGCTTTAGGGAGCTGCCGAAGTATCAATTTGAAAATCCCTAGAGTCGGTGGAATCACTGAAGCATTAAAAATCGTTGATTTTTGTGAAAAACATGACCTGCTTGTGTGGTTGGGCGGAATGTTTGAATCAGGTGTGGGTAGAGCATTGAATCTGCAGTTTGCTTCACAAAGCATATTTACTTTCCCTGGAGATATTTCAGCTTCTGATCGGTACTATTACGAAGACATAATATCAAAGCCTTTTGTTCTAACTAATGGCAAGCTTTCAGTGCCAACAGGATCGGGAATTGGCGTGTCGCTATCTCCTGAACATCTTTTGAAGTATGGAAATTATGAAACTATCTACACAGATTGAAAGACTCACAGACAAGGAAAAAATGTCTGTGAGTCTCTTTCTATAATTTATTGTTCTTTCAACGTTTTTTCAATCTGTAATCGTTGGACTTTCATCGTTGCTGTGCGGGGAATTTCGTCCCAAGCCATAATGATCGGTTCGTTTAAGCGTGGCAAGTCATTGACTTGTTCCCACCAAGCATCCCAGTTCATTTCTTGCTTTGGATCAACAGCTAAAATCGGTTGAGGAGAATTATCTTTTGCACGAACAATGATCACTTCTTGAAGGAAATCGAGTGCATCTAGTAAATGATCTTCGATCGCTAGATTACTATCGATTTTTTCAATCAAATCAACCTGACGATCTTTCAGATGCAGATGACCTTGTTCATCCATAAAGCCATAATCACCACTATCCCACCAAGGACCAAAAACCGTTGCTTGGAATCGCTCATCTTCTTTGTAATAAGTAAGCGCACGTCCCTTAGATAGAAACTGAATATGTCCATCTGTCATTTTAGGCAGAACATTGCCGTCTTTATC from Enterococcus sp. 9D6_DIV0238 includes:
- the menC gene encoding o-succinylbenzoate synthase, with product MKIKRIDCYRIRLPLRIPFETSYGRLTEKAFDIILITDELGNQGIGELVAFEQPDYIEETIATARIIIEKHLIPLLIDREIDDPREISLLFQEVKGNQMAKSSIETAVWDLYAKRNGKSLQTYFSATRTQIPVGVSVGIQSDISELLKQITAYVDQGYQRVKLKIRPGYDLKPIASIREKFPDLPLMVDANSAYTIDDLSHLKKLDAYNLVMLEQPFAADDFLDHAQLQKVMKTKICLDENIRSVKACELAFALGSCRSINLKIPRVGGITEALKIVDFCEKHDLLVWLGGMFESGVGRALNLQFASQSIFTFPGDISASDRYYYEDIISKPFVLTNGKLSVPTGSGIGVSLSPEHLLKYGNYETIYTD
- the menH gene encoding 2-succinyl-6-hydroxy-2,4-cyclohexadiene-1-carboxylate synthase — protein: MNIEINGVDYYYEWLSYKKGCPTLVCLHGFTGSGQTFAPVFQGKSDFNILVIDLIGHGRSSIHVHPYRYQLDSLCQDLALLTEKLGISVFSLLGYSMGARAALGFYYLFPHKVQQLILESGSPGLKSRSERTRRQLSDERLASWTLTSPIKDFVMKWEALPLFDTQRSLPDQLQVAVREERLAQQPFGLACSLWFMGTGIQKSYWTELVGINIPVLLIVGELDHKFRWIAEEMKQIQSTFIIETVEHAGHCVHLEKPRQFEEIVYGFLKGGVADED